From Vreelandella neptunia, the proteins below share one genomic window:
- the tssC gene encoding type VI secretion system contractile sheath large subunit produces the protein MSDTAQKKSQTVETQEEVSLLDQVMAQTRMAPADEGYDVAKQGVAAFISELLSGENAAPQVNKAVVDSMIVELDRKISRQVDEILHDNSFQQLESAWRGLKLLVDRTDFRENIKLDVLHATKEELLDDFEFAPEITQSGLYQHVYAGGYGQFGGEPVAGIIGHYDFTPSTPDMKLLQHTAAVGAMAHAPFLSAVAPSFFGIDSFEELPNIKDFKAIFEGPKYARWRSLRESEDARYLGLTAPRFLLRMPYDPVENPIKTFNYRETVSEDHDHYLWGNTAYLLAERLTDSFAKYRWCPNIIGPQSGGAVENLPVHTYEALGQLQAKIPTEVLVTDRREFEMAEEGFISLTMRKGSDNAAFFSANSVQKPKVFPNTPEGKDAETNYKLGTQLPYMFIINRLAHYIKVLQREQIGSWKERQDLERELNTWIRQYVADQENPPSDVRSRRPLRAASIQVSDVEGDPGWYQVSMSVRPHFKYMGANFELSLVGRLDKE, from the coding sequence ATGAGTGATACGGCGCAAAAGAAAAGCCAAACGGTGGAAACCCAGGAAGAGGTTTCTTTACTTGATCAAGTGATGGCGCAGACGCGTATGGCGCCAGCGGATGAAGGCTACGACGTTGCCAAGCAAGGCGTTGCCGCTTTTATTTCCGAACTGTTAAGCGGCGAGAACGCTGCCCCGCAGGTTAATAAAGCCGTTGTAGATAGCATGATCGTTGAGCTTGACCGGAAAATTAGTCGTCAAGTTGATGAGATTCTTCACGACAATAGCTTTCAGCAGCTGGAGTCTGCATGGCGTGGCTTGAAGCTGTTGGTTGATCGCACCGATTTCCGCGAAAATATTAAACTTGATGTGCTTCACGCCACCAAAGAAGAACTGCTGGATGACTTTGAGTTTGCCCCGGAAATTACCCAAAGCGGGCTCTACCAACACGTTTACGCAGGTGGGTATGGTCAGTTTGGCGGTGAGCCGGTAGCAGGGATTATCGGGCATTATGATTTCACCCCCTCGACCCCGGATATGAAACTGTTGCAGCACACGGCTGCTGTAGGGGCGATGGCCCATGCGCCGTTCCTGTCAGCGGTGGCGCCTTCCTTCTTCGGCATCGATAGCTTTGAAGAGCTGCCCAATATCAAAGATTTTAAAGCCATCTTTGAAGGGCCCAAGTACGCGCGCTGGCGTAGTCTGCGCGAGTCAGAAGACGCGCGCTATTTAGGTCTGACGGCGCCTCGTTTCTTGCTGCGGATGCCCTACGACCCGGTCGAAAACCCCATCAAGACATTTAACTATCGTGAAACCGTCAGCGAAGATCACGACCATTATCTTTGGGGTAATACGGCGTACCTGCTGGCCGAGCGCTTGACCGACAGCTTTGCAAAATACCGCTGGTGCCCGAACATTATTGGCCCCCAAAGCGGCGGTGCGGTTGAAAACTTGCCTGTCCATACCTACGAAGCGCTAGGCCAGCTGCAGGCTAAAATCCCCACCGAGGTGCTGGTGACGGATCGCCGCGAGTTCGAGATGGCCGAAGAGGGCTTTATTTCGTTAACGATGCGTAAGGGCAGTGATAACGCTGCTTTCTTCTCGGCAAACTCCGTACAAAAGCCCAAGGTATTTCCGAACACGCCCGAAGGCAAAGACGCTGAGACCAACTATAAGCTGGGTACTCAACTGCCGTATATGTTCATCATCAACCGTCTGGCTCACTACATTAAAGTGCTCCAGCGTGAGCAGATCGGGTCGTGGAAAGAGCGTCAAGACCTTGAACGTGAGCTGAATACCTGGATTCGCCAATACGTGGCCGACCAAGAGAACCCGCCCTCCGATGTACGCAGCCGCCGCCCGCTGCGTGCCGCCTCTATTCAGGTGTCGGATGTCGAAGGCGATCCGGGTTGGTACCAGGTATCTATGTCGGTGCGCCCGCACTTTAAGTACATGGGTGCCAACTTTGAGCTGTCGTTAGTCGGACGTCTCGACAAGGAATAA
- the tssF gene encoding type VI secretion system baseplate subunit TssF, with protein MLNRYYRDELNFLKRQGREFAEGNPGLSRFLSERSTDPDVERLLEGFAFLTGRMREKVEDEFPELTHSLISMLWPNYLRPVPSMTVVQFTPTWHALSTHQLLERGTELASKPVDGTTCMFRTCHDVTLYPLEHAGVEARHTRDASIVELALDVHSDQPLSAMGIDTLRLHLGGDAYTARTLYLWMSHYLARVELEIDGKRLPLPKQLLQPVGFDRHHALLPYPRNVYQGYRILQEYLCFPEAFHFFDVTALNQHLPAISADKIILRLEFERTLPTDARVKDEHFALYCSPAINLFSHDAEPVDVSGERSEYRIHPNSRSPGHYEIFSVDKVEGWLESENGKGRGTPREYVPFESFQHQVKRDRGNDASYYRLRVRDSLRGDGFDHDISFVRGDERSYIGMSETVSLGLTCSNRELPERLTVGDICYSTEESPSYAMFRNITRPTPVLRPTLDGSLLWTLISNLSLNYLSLLERDALCSVLRAYDFRALVDRQAERVAQKRLAGIVSIETQPIDRLKKGLPIRGLRSVMTLDQDAFGDEGSLYLFGSVLARFFSLYASINSFHELHVINRQNHERYKWTLQSGQQPLM; from the coding sequence ATGCTAAATCGCTATTACCGGGACGAGCTCAATTTTCTGAAGCGCCAAGGGCGAGAATTTGCGGAGGGCAACCCCGGCCTGAGTCGCTTCTTGTCTGAGCGTAGTACCGATCCTGATGTTGAACGTCTACTAGAAGGCTTTGCCTTTCTAACCGGCCGCATGCGTGAAAAAGTGGAGGATGAGTTCCCTGAACTTACCCATTCGCTGATCAGCATGCTATGGCCGAACTATTTGCGCCCGGTGCCTAGCATGACGGTGGTGCAATTTACCCCTACGTGGCATGCGCTGAGTACCCACCAGCTCCTGGAGCGGGGTACGGAATTAGCCAGTAAGCCAGTGGACGGCACTACCTGCATGTTCCGCACTTGTCATGACGTGACGCTCTATCCGCTGGAGCATGCGGGGGTTGAGGCACGCCATACACGCGATGCCTCGATTGTTGAGTTGGCGCTTGATGTACATAGCGATCAGCCCCTCAGCGCGATGGGGATTGATACATTGCGTTTGCACCTGGGGGGAGACGCTTATACAGCGCGCACGCTTTACCTGTGGATGAGCCATTACTTAGCCCGTGTGGAGCTGGAAATTGATGGTAAGCGGTTGCCCCTGCCCAAGCAGTTGCTGCAGCCGGTGGGATTTGACCGTCACCATGCGCTCCTACCCTACCCGCGGAATGTGTATCAAGGGTATCGGATACTGCAGGAATATCTGTGTTTTCCTGAAGCTTTCCACTTCTTTGATGTAACCGCTCTGAACCAACACTTGCCTGCCATTTCCGCAGACAAGATTATTTTGCGCCTAGAGTTTGAGCGTACCTTACCGACCGACGCGAGGGTGAAAGACGAGCATTTTGCTTTGTATTGCTCGCCGGCGATCAACCTGTTCTCTCATGATGCAGAACCTGTCGATGTTAGCGGTGAGCGCAGTGAATACCGCATTCATCCCAATAGTCGATCTCCCGGACACTATGAAATTTTTAGCGTCGATAAGGTCGAGGGCTGGTTAGAGAGCGAGAACGGTAAGGGGCGTGGTACGCCGCGTGAATATGTGCCTTTTGAAAGCTTTCAACACCAGGTCAAGAGAGACCGTGGCAACGATGCCTCCTATTACCGGCTACGCGTGCGCGACAGCTTGCGTGGGGACGGGTTTGATCACGACATCTCCTTTGTGCGTGGCGATGAGCGCAGCTACATAGGTATGTCCGAAACCGTCTCGCTCGGATTGACGTGTAGTAACCGTGAGCTGCCTGAGCGATTGACAGTAGGCGATATTTGCTACTCAACGGAAGAGAGCCCCTCTTATGCCATGTTTCGCAATATCACCCGCCCCACGCCAGTGTTGCGCCCCACGCTGGACGGCAGTTTGCTATGGACACTGATTTCTAATCTATCGCTTAACTACTTATCGCTACTGGAGCGTGATGCGCTGTGTTCTGTGCTGCGTGCTTACGATTTCCGTGCCTTAGTCGATAGGCAGGCCGAGCGAGTGGCTCAAAAGCGACTGGCAGGCATTGTTAGCATTGAAACCCAACCCATTGATCGGCTGAAAAAAGGACTGCCCATTCGTGGTCTGCGTTCGGTAATGACGCTAGATCAAGATGCCTTTGGCGACGAAGGGAGTCTGTATTTATTTGGCAGTGTGCTGGCGCGGTTCTTCTCTCTGTACGCCAGTATCAACTCGTTTCATGAGCTGCATGTTATTAACCGTCAAAATCACGAGCGCTACAAATGGACCTTACAGTCGGGGCAACAGCCTCTGATGTAG
- a CDS encoding pilus assembly PilX family protein — translation MKEQQGAALVIVMVFLSGALLLGMSSMQSALIDERLAGNYRASTQAYMTSDNVLAALASDGNKDARERALKSLLDSGEPPSVNELIQNGTLREFVNGLLPDNYKDMEEEERKIEVDKLLGDLDIIFEVNEQAQTITITSLDRGLRNSASGESSIVYRYDVEGANGAGLFRDGVITCHGANLTGGSGVVIDGFDSQAGAYGVGNNSGEKASLIAVHENSNLLFNMGAVPGVTGDIYSAGRMEVTNTMPIDGDVYVKGDISLRGNNALITGSLYSENNIVFHVGTRVDGDVSANSRIQVLGNWGEVSALQADGSTRAGTSYAIGGDATSPEVYSEIDNRISGQVSSRDPEVNFADFLSDELTVVKENDPCPDYGVEQLYEAYHFNTNPTDVNAFNYDGPTSTAVLGESKNINGFEAFHVAQLNIGGNGMVVERPTVIVAESGVDIALWGSSDAITLREGASLQVISKGTFSLKGSNVFDMSDFEPVVDVGGRLVSAFSFVSLHEGSESAIDMSSAGDMYGELLAPFGEVRIAGSARLMGRVFSNTLNVSGGASIHYDRAYADVAIAGEAGNEQWCSFADISPLTVVSPVSRLSLPSSRAKFIGAGEVPDITVATGDAEKFANANTADGNVREGIPKGVFDRGESAEKFADFIDLLRRRADITLNDVGKNNAVFGSVGNEKITFINGDVDTNNLSGAGILVVNGNYDGGGNPAFDGLLIVLGNYTQKGGGGRDLNGALLVAPYDAGSMEFSPANIEFRGGGSNDFNFDEQALRTAFNLLDEEEQERWGGCNLSEIPSDGLFTWSLIDWQ, via the coding sequence ATGAAAGAACAACAAGGCGCTGCATTAGTAATAGTGATGGTGTTTCTTTCAGGTGCACTCCTGCTAGGTATGTCAAGTATGCAGAGCGCGTTGATTGATGAGCGTTTGGCGGGAAACTACCGAGCCTCAACACAAGCGTATATGACATCGGATAATGTACTAGCCGCATTAGCAAGTGATGGAAATAAGGATGCCCGTGAAAGAGCTCTTAAAAGCCTTTTGGATAGTGGGGAGCCGCCAAGTGTAAATGAGCTGATACAAAATGGTACGCTTAGAGAGTTTGTTAATGGTTTGCTTCCTGATAATTATAAAGATATGGAAGAAGAAGAGCGGAAAATTGAAGTCGATAAACTTCTCGGTGATTTGGATATAATTTTTGAGGTAAACGAGCAGGCCCAAACTATAACAATTACTTCTTTAGATCGTGGTTTGCGCAATAGCGCCTCCGGTGAATCTTCTATTGTCTATCGTTATGATGTTGAAGGGGCCAACGGTGCCGGACTGTTCAGAGATGGTGTGATTACCTGCCATGGCGCCAACCTGACAGGGGGGAGCGGTGTGGTAATTGATGGTTTTGATTCTCAAGCAGGCGCCTACGGTGTAGGAAATAATAGTGGCGAGAAGGCTTCACTCATAGCTGTCCATGAGAACAGCAATTTACTATTTAATATGGGGGCTGTACCGGGTGTAACCGGTGATATTTATTCTGCAGGTCGAATGGAAGTAACTAACACAATGCCCATCGATGGTGATGTGTATGTGAAAGGCGATATATCACTTCGAGGTAACAATGCGTTAATAACAGGCAGCCTGTATTCGGAAAATAATATTGTCTTTCATGTGGGAACCCGAGTTGATGGTGATGTTTCTGCAAACAGTCGAATTCAAGTATTAGGCAATTGGGGAGAGGTGAGCGCTCTGCAAGCCGATGGTAGTACTAGGGCCGGCACATCCTATGCCATTGGCGGAGATGCAACATCCCCTGAGGTTTATTCAGAAATAGATAATAGGATTTCAGGGCAAGTAAGTAGCCGTGACCCTGAGGTTAATTTTGCTGATTTCTTAAGTGATGAGTTAACCGTTGTCAAAGAAAATGACCCCTGCCCAGACTATGGTGTGGAGCAGCTTTATGAGGCATATCATTTTAATACGAATCCGACCGATGTTAACGCTTTCAACTATGATGGGCCAACAAGTACGGCTGTACTCGGTGAGTCAAAGAATATTAATGGATTTGAAGCTTTTCATGTTGCTCAGCTAAATATAGGTGGTAATGGAATGGTTGTCGAAAGACCAACCGTTATTGTTGCAGAGTCAGGCGTAGACATAGCTTTATGGGGAAGTTCTGATGCGATTACTTTACGTGAGGGGGCGTCTCTCCAAGTTATATCGAAAGGCACGTTTTCTTTAAAAGGGTCTAATGTTTTTGATATGAGCGATTTTGAGCCAGTCGTTGATGTGGGGGGGCGTCTAGTTTCAGCTTTCTCATTTGTATCGCTCCACGAAGGTAGTGAAAGTGCTATTGATATGTCATCCGCGGGTGATATGTATGGTGAACTATTAGCGCCCTTTGGAGAAGTGCGTATTGCAGGATCGGCACGGCTAATGGGGCGCGTTTTTTCAAACACGCTAAATGTGAGTGGAGGCGCTTCGATACATTATGACCGTGCTTACGCAGATGTAGCCATCGCTGGTGAAGCCGGCAATGAACAGTGGTGCAGTTTTGCAGATATTTCTCCTTTAACGGTCGTCAGTCCTGTGAGCCGTTTGAGCTTACCGTCTTCGCGAGCAAAGTTTATTGGTGCAGGCGAAGTGCCTGATATTACTGTTGCTACTGGCGATGCAGAGAAATTTGCAAATGCTAACACTGCTGATGGAAATGTCCGAGAGGGCATTCCAAAAGGTGTATTTGATCGTGGCGAAAGTGCTGAAAAATTTGCTGATTTTATCGATTTATTAAGAAGAAGAGCCGATATAACTCTCAATGACGTGGGTAAAAATAATGCGGTTTTCGGCAGTGTCGGGAATGAAAAAATTACTTTCATAAATGGTGATGTTGATACCAATAATCTTTCCGGCGCAGGTATTTTGGTCGTGAACGGCAACTACGATGGAGGCGGAAATCCAGCTTTTGATGGGCTACTAATTGTATTAGGCAATTACACGCAAAAAGGCGGTGGTGGCCGTGATTTGAATGGTGCGTTGTTAGTGGCTCCTTATGATGCGGGTAGCATGGAGTTCTCCCCCGCTAATATTGAATTCCGTGGTGGAGGAAGCAATGACTTCAACTTCGATGAGCAAGCATTGCGTACGGCTTTTAACTTGTTAGATGAAGAGGAGCAGGAGCGTTGGGGGGGCTGCAATTTGTCTGAAATTCCTAGCGATGGCCTCTTTACATGGTCGCTAATTGACTGGCAATGA
- a CDS encoding tryptophan--tRNA ligase, whose protein sequence is MSQTAKTRVLTGITTTGTPHLGNYVGAIKPAIEASQDPTVQSFYFMADYHALIKCPDPKRVQASRLEIAATWLAMGLDTDNAIFYRQSDISEIPELTWMLSCVCAKGLMNRAHAYKAAVAENEEAENQDPDKGITMGLFGYPVLMAADILMFNANKVPVGRDQIQHIEMARDIAGRFNHLYKGQHFTLPEAVVDDKIQLLNGLDGRKMSKSYDNTIPLFVTEKKLQKLVRKIKTNSLEPGEPKDPDTCTLFQIYSAFATSEETASLREQYVNGIGWGAAKDQVFEYLNAHLSAPRERYNALMEDPAHIEAVLQKGAERAREEAAVTMDRLRAAVGLGRFV, encoded by the coding sequence ATGAGCCAGACCGCCAAAACCCGGGTTCTCACCGGCATTACTACGACCGGTACGCCACATTTAGGTAACTACGTTGGGGCGATCAAGCCCGCCATTGAGGCAAGCCAGGATCCAACCGTTCAGTCGTTCTATTTCATGGCCGACTATCATGCGCTGATTAAGTGTCCAGACCCGAAGCGGGTGCAGGCGTCGCGGCTGGAAATTGCTGCTACTTGGCTGGCAATGGGGCTGGATACCGATAATGCGATTTTCTACCGCCAGTCGGACATTTCAGAAATCCCAGAGCTGACTTGGATGCTCTCCTGCGTTTGTGCCAAAGGCTTGATGAATCGCGCCCATGCCTACAAAGCAGCGGTTGCAGAGAACGAAGAGGCGGAAAACCAAGATCCTGATAAAGGCATTACGATGGGCCTTTTTGGTTACCCTGTGCTGATGGCCGCGGATATTTTAATGTTTAACGCCAACAAGGTGCCGGTAGGGCGCGATCAGATTCAGCATATCGAGATGGCTCGCGATATCGCCGGGCGTTTCAACCACCTCTACAAAGGTCAGCACTTTACCCTCCCTGAGGCTGTGGTAGACGACAAAATACAGCTACTGAATGGGTTGGATGGGCGCAAGATGTCCAAAAGCTACGACAATACCATTCCGTTGTTTGTGACTGAGAAGAAGCTGCAAAAGCTGGTACGTAAGATTAAAACCAACTCGCTGGAACCCGGTGAGCCGAAAGATCCAGACACCTGCACGCTGTTTCAAATCTACTCCGCCTTTGCGACGTCTGAAGAGACCGCTAGCCTGCGTGAGCAGTACGTAAACGGTATTGGTTGGGGTGCAGCTAAGGATCAAGTGTTTGAGTACTTGAACGCCCACTTGAGCGCGCCGCGTGAACGCTATAACGCACTGATGGAAGACCCCGCCCATATTGAGGCGGTACTGCAGAAAGGCGCTGAGCGAGCCCGTGAAGAAGCCGCTGTAACGATGGATCGTTTACGTGCGGCCGTTGGCTTGGGGCGGTTTGTTTAA
- a CDS encoding PilW family protein codes for MRQHQQGFTLVELMVAMTIGTVIILGAGQLFLTTFQTFQTVDKISRKQENLIFIAQRITSEIRQNGSGRYTLRCELDQERCNCTVADQNEGGQPLVSFLKDLPDDDLANQCAEDEHVLGEQVVNGSPLYRVALPLENNGGAIIFHVVHRSLLFNAFDE; via the coding sequence ATGAGACAACATCAACAGGGCTTTACGTTAGTAGAGTTGATGGTAGCGATGACGATAGGTACGGTTATTATCTTAGGGGCTGGGCAACTTTTTTTAACAACTTTTCAAACCTTTCAAACCGTCGACAAAATAAGTCGAAAGCAAGAAAACTTGATCTTTATCGCTCAGCGAATTACCAGCGAGATACGCCAAAATGGATCAGGGCGTTATACTCTCCGCTGTGAGCTAGACCAGGAACGTTGTAATTGCACGGTTGCAGATCAAAACGAGGGCGGTCAGCCGTTAGTCAGCTTTCTCAAAGACCTACCAGACGATGATTTAGCAAACCAATGCGCTGAGGATGAGCATGTTTTAGGTGAGCAAGTGGTGAATGGATCGCCGCTTTATCGAGTGGCATTACCACTAGAAAACAATGGAGGGGCGATTATTTTTCATGTGGTACATCGCTCCTTACTATTTAACGCCTTCGATGAGTGA
- the tssB gene encoding type VI secretion system contractile sheath small subunit, protein MAKQGTVAPKERINIKYVPATGDQQAETELPLKLLVVGDFKGGEEETSIEEREAVSVDKNNFQSVMREANLGLQAAVPNRLQEEGEASDLAVNLEFKSLHDFAPDSIARQVPELRKLVELREALVALKGPLGNVPAFRDRLQKLLESDETRQQLLAELELLDSDPNRNE, encoded by the coding sequence ATGGCTAAGCAAGGAACGGTCGCGCCGAAAGAGCGCATCAATATTAAATATGTACCCGCTACAGGTGATCAGCAGGCCGAGACGGAACTGCCGTTAAAATTATTGGTGGTCGGTGACTTCAAAGGTGGAGAGGAAGAGACCTCCATTGAAGAGCGCGAAGCCGTTTCTGTTGATAAGAACAACTTCCAGTCTGTTATGCGCGAGGCGAACCTTGGTTTGCAGGCTGCGGTTCCCAATCGGTTGCAAGAAGAGGGTGAAGCAAGCGATTTGGCCGTCAATTTGGAATTCAAATCTCTCCATGATTTTGCGCCCGACAGTATCGCTCGACAGGTGCCTGAGCTGCGTAAGCTAGTCGAATTAAGGGAGGCGTTGGTGGCCTTGAAGGGGCCACTGGGCAACGTACCTGCTTTTCGTGATCGTTTGCAGAAACTACTCGAAAGTGACGAAACGCGTCAGCAACTGTTGGCGGAGCTAGAGCTGCTTGATTCTGACCCTAATCGTAACGAATAA
- the tssE gene encoding type VI secretion system baseplate subunit TssE produces MAINHGSLLGSRLFERLAMPEQPLAHGEDERLAETVESIKRHLVELLNSHPGNSACEPELGLLDFNDATIGVLDLELNIQRAIRQCIERFEPRVQHVEVESLPNNGDPLQLHFQVHATVALGRDNAHATIDLLLNNKRYQCLN; encoded by the coding sequence ATGGCTATTAACCATGGCAGCCTGCTAGGTAGCCGTCTGTTTGAGCGTCTTGCGATGCCTGAACAGCCGTTAGCGCATGGGGAGGATGAAAGGCTGGCGGAAACTGTTGAGTCGATCAAACGCCACTTAGTGGAGTTGCTCAACAGTCATCCGGGCAATAGCGCCTGTGAGCCTGAGTTGGGGTTGCTGGACTTCAATGATGCAACGATCGGAGTGCTGGATTTAGAGCTGAATATCCAGCGCGCCATTCGGCAATGCATCGAACGCTTTGAGCCGCGGGTTCAGCACGTTGAAGTTGAGTCATTACCCAATAATGGCGACCCCTTACAACTGCATTTTCAAGTACATGCCACCGTAGCGTTAGGGCGAGATAACGCCCACGCCACGATCGACTTATTGCTCAATAATAAGCGCTATCAGTGTCTTAACTGA
- the pilV gene encoding type IV pilus modification protein PilV, producing MSSQRGFSLIEALIALLVLSIGLIGVAAMQLKALQSANAGYQRSVASVAAVDAQERLWAQLATLNPGETCEDIDASVVQAEWKDYWFQSSNANPLRGSSSSQSSIKNDGTSGGSDGCRINVNVALGDDIIDQFDYFFLLPRIENSL from the coding sequence ATGAGCTCTCAGCGTGGCTTTAGCTTAATAGAAGCGCTAATCGCACTGTTGGTTCTCTCGATTGGCCTGATCGGCGTTGCCGCCATGCAGCTTAAAGCGCTGCAAAGCGCAAATGCAGGCTACCAGCGTTCGGTGGCAAGCGTGGCGGCTGTGGATGCACAGGAACGGCTTTGGGCACAGCTGGCTACACTAAATCCCGGCGAAACTTGTGAAGATATTGATGCCTCTGTGGTGCAAGCAGAGTGGAAGGATTATTGGTTTCAAAGCAGCAACGCTAACCCATTGCGTGGATCTTCTTCATCTCAAAGCAGTATTAAAAATGACGGCACTAGCGGTGGAAGTGATGGCTGTCGTATCAATGTGAATGTGGCCTTAGGTGATGACATTATCGATCAATTCGATTATTTTTTTCTTCTTCCCAGGATTGAGAATTCGCTATGA
- a CDS encoding Hcp family type VI secretion system effector, with product MPTPCYISIEGQTQGNITAGAFTPDSVGNIYVEGHEDQMLVQEFKHVVTVPTDPQSGQPSGQRAHKPFIFTVALNKAVPLMYNALASGEMLPNVELKWYRTSVEGKQEHFFTTTLTDATIVDINLRMPHAQDIQKSEFTQLMDVSLAYRKIDWEHTVAGTSGSDDWRAPIEG from the coding sequence ATGCCAACACCATGTTATATCAGCATCGAAGGCCAAACTCAGGGCAACATCACCGCCGGCGCTTTTACCCCTGACTCCGTAGGTAACATCTACGTTGAGGGTCATGAAGACCAGATGCTGGTGCAGGAATTCAAGCATGTCGTTACCGTACCCACTGACCCACAGTCTGGTCAGCCGTCCGGCCAACGTGCTCACAAGCCCTTTATCTTTACCGTTGCCTTGAACAAAGCAGTACCGCTGATGTACAACGCCCTAGCGTCTGGCGAAATGCTGCCTAATGTTGAGCTGAAATGGTACCGCACCTCTGTTGAAGGTAAGCAGGAGCATTTCTTCACCACCACGCTGACCGATGCCACTATCGTTGACATCAACCTGCGTATGCCTCACGCCCAGGACATCCAAAAATCTGAATTCACCCAGTTGATGGACGTGTCACTGGCTTACCGTAAGATTGATTGGGAACACACTGTTGCCGGCACCTCTGGTTCCGACGACTGGCGCGCCCCGATCGAAGGCTAA
- the tssG gene encoding type VI secretion system baseplate subunit TssG gives MDLTVGATASDVALAPLMAKARRYDFYQLVELLHRHHGDDLECGQRGAPAFERVRYSASASLGFPSSDVLSLAFQPEGHYELEVSFLGLQGSQSPLPSYYLETLAHEAAHHDGVAGDFLDFFNNRLLALVHRSWRKYRHYIRYQDGASDGFSAAIFALVGLADSDLRVETPINWSKMLAYAGLLAGRSRSPEVVCSIVGHCFDLDDVQIEEWVHRWVQIPMDQRSRSGMAAMTLGSDVVAGERVADVNGKFVLGLFGLTLERFRDFLPDGREHAPLRTLVEFVLREPLAYDLELELLPSAVKPMQLGDAGTCQLGWTTFVNPESGSASKRRRVRIQMTG, from the coding sequence ATGGACCTTACAGTCGGGGCAACAGCCTCTGATGTAGCGCTTGCCCCTTTGATGGCAAAGGCGCGGCGTTACGATTTTTATCAACTAGTAGAGCTTCTGCATCGTCATCACGGCGATGACCTTGAGTGTGGCCAGCGAGGCGCGCCCGCTTTTGAGCGTGTGCGCTACAGCGCCTCCGCGTCACTAGGCTTTCCCAGCAGTGATGTGCTCTCACTGGCTTTTCAGCCTGAGGGCCATTATGAGCTGGAAGTTAGCTTCTTGGGCCTGCAGGGCTCTCAGTCGCCGTTGCCCAGCTATTACCTTGAAACATTAGCGCATGAGGCCGCCCACCACGACGGTGTTGCAGGCGATTTCCTGGATTTTTTCAATAACCGCTTACTGGCGTTAGTGCACCGCAGTTGGCGTAAATATCGCCACTACATCCGCTATCAGGATGGCGCTAGCGATGGATTTTCGGCGGCCATTTTTGCTTTGGTGGGATTGGCGGACAGTGACCTGCGCGTTGAGACGCCTATCAACTGGAGCAAGATGCTGGCTTATGCCGGTTTGCTGGCAGGCCGTTCGCGTTCACCCGAGGTCGTCTGCAGCATCGTCGGGCACTGCTTTGACCTTGATGATGTGCAGATTGAAGAGTGGGTACATCGCTGGGTTCAGATTCCGATGGATCAACGCAGCCGAAGCGGTATGGCAGCAATGACCTTAGGCAGCGATGTAGTGGCCGGTGAGCGCGTTGCTGATGTTAACGGCAAATTCGTGCTGGGTTTATTTGGCCTTACCTTGGAGCGTTTTCGCGACTTCCTACCCGATGGCAGGGAGCATGCTCCATTGCGCACCTTGGTTGAATTTGTGCTACGCGAGCCGTTGGCCTACGACCTCGAGCTAGAGCTGTTACCCAGCGCCGTAAAACCGATGCAGTTAGGCGATGCTGGCACCTGCCAGCTCGGCTGGACCACCTTTGTTAATCCCGAGTCCGGCAGCGCCTCAAAACGCCGCCGAGTGCGTAT